One window from the genome of Paenibacillus azoreducens encodes:
- the tnpA gene encoding IS66 family insertion sequence element accessory protein TnpA → MAAWCAAHQCSIDKLKYWLYKSKRTSPSATLSSSPTWVPLYVVNSGPDAATRALLVVRESAKSLPLFVPFL, encoded by the coding sequence ATGGCTGCTTGGTGCGCCGCCCATCAATGCTCCATCGACAAGTTAAAATACTGGCTGTACAAATCCAAACGAACGTCCCCGTCTGCCACTCTTTCCTCTTCGCCTACCTGGGTGCCTCTTTATGTTGTAAATTCTGGACCCGATGCTGCCACCCGTGCATTACTCGTTGTCCGTGAAAGCGCAAAGAGTTTGCCATTATTCGTACCTTTTTTGTAA
- a CDS encoding contractile injection system protein, VgrG/Pvc8 family: MSVLHNGIGYESLRFYGSFQPQHIEKLQITRTINDHAYLTISGMLPEEQGAACIGQNMEEEPIVIRQLDEQGQSLRRIFHGIVTRLSVHCIRGVYTFELEAASHSYQMDIRIKKRSYQDIHRTYDDLVTTMIRKYKYGDAIDTITSNAKLGTFVLQYEETDWAFLKRLASRFGSVLVPEVTAASPKVFFGMPEGKLYKVERDVSYQVRRTFHELKAGKPGKRAGSYMTYVIESLQYYALGDIIALPIGSGKELVVVRAVTRLEDGLLHTRYDLQAEQDIRYARYENDQAAGIALTGTVLKVQQDLVQLQLDIDSKQDPAKACWFPVATHYVAEEHSGWYDMPEAGERVELYLPTSREHEAYVTDSQRQHRHTTGQPDVKVWRHAQGSGVDMSGQELILSTSGAFSITLHEGSGITVSSPGNVQIQGGHVKLDAGGELSLKAGSSLYLKGGASSMVLDGETDIKAPVVDQEGTVKAPVFVMDLPPVPEPPLMNIKDYEAAQAAAAAKTQSSSTPTAKITSPADQKQADGLLSTTSKLLGSIPVVGAMVGATLGGLAAASASLMVGAAIPVRSTGTSRAGGGGANGGVHPLKYLAGLALQGLISHYEHEKAKDAYYRKWLLGKVFTSACELGLPTSWKDMASYVRRMAQTANELEQAYHQIPSELRQRWRANYDRYMAEQPQPQPKQEQSRSWLAILGEAQLQNAEAQVAAGKYVAEVVGEATSGAGTAVVEDYSLGIMSKEYASNHPKARKTGELIGHLITTVAGVLEMGAAVTEAVFGGVVTSTGALAPIGVGAIVQSTVVGTHGAGVTFIGGSNSVKSAKDLYQMFKSEGSNSPTPKKPSSQKSSKPNEKLPETRGTGNPNYSYKNGKFENADYHGKAGNSVKSKAPQDGQFSLDNSIDIKSTTDRRVGIDSNGDFVVLDKTVEGTYHGHVRPWKSSDPNLSPLTDQMKNALRKAGYVKEVGGKPKLTQKAIDLMNSL; encoded by the coding sequence TTGAGTGTATTACATAATGGAATCGGGTATGAAAGTCTGCGTTTTTACGGTTCCTTTCAGCCACAACATATAGAGAAGCTCCAAATTACTAGAACCATCAACGATCACGCATATTTAACGATAAGCGGTATGCTGCCGGAAGAACAGGGAGCCGCATGCATTGGCCAGAACATGGAAGAGGAACCGATCGTTATCCGCCAATTGGATGAGCAGGGACAATCGCTAAGACGAATATTCCATGGCATCGTTACGCGCCTATCCGTGCATTGCATTCGGGGCGTGTATACTTTTGAACTGGAAGCCGCTTCGCATTCGTATCAGATGGATATCCGGATAAAGAAGCGATCCTATCAGGATATTCATCGTACCTACGATGATCTGGTCACAACGATGATTCGAAAATACAAGTATGGAGACGCCATCGATACCATAACCAGCAATGCCAAACTGGGCACTTTTGTTCTACAATATGAGGAGACGGACTGGGCATTTTTAAAACGTCTGGCCTCTCGCTTCGGGTCAGTGCTGGTGCCGGAGGTAACCGCCGCTTCGCCCAAAGTCTTTTTCGGGATGCCTGAAGGCAAGCTGTACAAGGTAGAACGGGATGTAAGTTACCAGGTACGGAGAACGTTCCATGAGCTGAAGGCGGGAAAGCCGGGAAAACGTGCAGGTTCGTATATGACCTACGTGATCGAAAGTCTGCAATACTATGCGCTGGGAGATATCATTGCGTTACCGATTGGATCAGGAAAAGAGCTGGTTGTCGTTCGGGCAGTGACACGGCTGGAAGACGGCCTGCTGCATACTCGTTATGATCTCCAGGCTGAGCAAGATATTCGCTATGCCCGCTATGAAAACGATCAAGCTGCGGGGATTGCGCTGACGGGTACCGTGCTAAAGGTACAGCAAGACTTGGTACAGCTCCAGCTGGATATCGATTCTAAACAAGACCCGGCTAAAGCATGCTGGTTCCCGGTGGCAACTCACTACGTAGCGGAAGAACATAGTGGTTGGTATGATATGCCGGAGGCTGGAGAGCGGGTAGAGCTTTACTTGCCGACGAGCCGGGAACATGAAGCTTATGTCACGGATTCGCAGCGGCAGCATCGCCACACGACGGGGCAGCCAGACGTCAAAGTATGGAGACATGCGCAAGGAAGCGGCGTGGACATGTCTGGGCAAGAACTGATCCTGTCTACCTCAGGAGCATTTTCAATTACACTCCATGAGGGGAGCGGCATTACTGTCAGCAGCCCGGGAAATGTGCAGATTCAAGGCGGTCACGTGAAGCTGGATGCAGGTGGGGAACTGTCGCTTAAAGCGGGAAGTTCATTGTATCTCAAAGGCGGAGCCAGCAGCATGGTGCTGGATGGTGAGACGGATATCAAGGCCCCGGTGGTTGATCAAGAGGGCACGGTGAAGGCTCCGGTGTTTGTCATGGATCTTCCTCCCGTGCCGGAGCCGCCGCTGATGAACATCAAAGACTATGAAGCAGCACAAGCCGCAGCAGCGGCCAAAACTCAGTCAAGCAGCACTCCGACCGCGAAAATCACGAGCCCGGCGGATCAAAAACAAGCCGATGGATTGCTGAGTACGACGTCTAAGCTATTAGGTTCCATTCCGGTGGTAGGAGCAATGGTTGGAGCAACATTAGGCGGACTTGCGGCAGCGAGTGCGAGTCTAATGGTGGGCGCAGCTATTCCGGTTCGCAGTACAGGAACGAGTCGTGCTGGAGGCGGAGGCGCAAACGGTGGTGTGCATCCTCTGAAATATTTGGCCGGTTTGGCACTGCAAGGACTCATCAGTCATTATGAGCACGAAAAAGCCAAAGATGCCTATTATAGAAAATGGCTGCTGGGGAAGGTTTTTACAAGTGCGTGTGAGTTAGGGTTACCCACATCATGGAAAGATATGGCTTCTTATGTCCGACGTATGGCCCAGACTGCTAATGAGTTGGAGCAGGCATATCATCAGATTCCATCCGAACTGAGACAACGCTGGAGGGCGAACTACGATCGTTACATGGCAGAACAGCCACAGCCGCAGCCGAAGCAGGAACAATCCCGGTCGTGGCTGGCTATTCTGGGCGAAGCCCAGCTTCAGAATGCGGAAGCCCAAGTCGCGGCGGGAAAGTATGTCGCAGAAGTAGTCGGAGAAGCTACATCAGGAGCGGGAACAGCAGTTGTAGAAGATTATTCGCTTGGAATCATGAGTAAGGAATACGCATCAAATCATCCGAAGGCGCGCAAAACGGGTGAATTGATCGGACACCTCATAACAACTGTAGCCGGAGTATTAGAAATGGGTGCTGCTGTAACGGAAGCAGTCTTTGGTGGCGTGGTAACATCTACGGGAGCATTAGCCCCTATAGGCGTGGGTGCTATTGTACAATCTACTGTTGTAGGGACACATGGGGCAGGAGTAACGTTTATCGGTGGATCGAATAGCGTTAAAAGTGCCAAGGATCTCTATCAAATGTTTAAAAGCGAAGGATCAAATAGTCCAACGCCGAAAAAGCCTTCCTCGCAGAAATCAAGCAAACCTAATGAGAAGTTGCCTGAGACTAGGGGGACGGGTAATCCTAACTATTCATACAAAAATGGAAAATTTGAGAATGCAGATTATCATGGAAAAGCTGGAAATTCGGTAAAAAGCAAAGCGCCTCAAGATGGTCAATTTTCTTTAGATAATTCAATTGATATTAAAAGTACAACTGATAGAAGAGTTGGGATTGATTCAAATGGTGATTTTGTAGTTCTAGATAAAACAGTTGAAGGTACTTATCATGGTCATGTCAGACCTTGGAAGAGTAGTGATCCAAATCTTTCACCACTAACTGACCAAATGAAAAATGCACTTCGAAAAGCAGGATATGTTAAGGAGGTTGGGGGTAAACCTAAGTTAACTCAGAAAGCAATTGATTTAATGAATAGTTTATAA
- a CDS encoding glycosyltransferase, whose product MITISLCMIVKNEQDTLERCLKSVQDIADEIVIVDTGSTDQTKKIAERFTPHVVDFEWIDDFAAARNFSFAQATMDYILWLDADDVLLTEDRQKLLQLKQSLNPLVDAVSMNYHCAFDDHGNVTLNVRRIRLVKRSNKYQWQGAVHEDLAVKGIICDSDVVVTHKQMHGATDRNLKIFENLLRQGKKLTPRDLQHYARELHHHKMYEKAIEYYLKFMDLDDVTPEDKIFICGKMADCYYQLGDRDKELAVTLKSFEYDVPRPEFCCRLGYRFLEKGEFHQAVFWYKLAADSPLPSNSWAIVNQPSRTWLPHMQLGLCYYQLGDYELSYRHNEIAHTYRPNDEQIANNLRLLEELLNQTV is encoded by the coding sequence ATGATTACCATCAGTTTATGCATGATTGTGAAAAATGAACAGGACACTCTGGAAAGATGTTTGAAATCGGTCCAAGACATCGCCGATGAAATCGTCATTGTAGATACAGGTTCAACGGATCAGACCAAGAAAATAGCGGAACGGTTTACGCCGCATGTCGTCGACTTCGAATGGATTGATGACTTTGCAGCGGCGCGCAACTTCTCCTTCGCCCAAGCGACGATGGACTATATCCTATGGCTTGATGCCGATGATGTGCTTTTAACGGAAGATCGTCAAAAATTACTCCAATTGAAACAATCACTCAATCCCCTAGTAGATGCCGTCTCCATGAACTATCATTGCGCCTTCGACGATCACGGCAACGTAACGCTGAATGTGCGGCGAATCAGGCTGGTCAAACGATCGAACAAATATCAATGGCAGGGTGCTGTTCATGAAGATTTAGCGGTAAAAGGAATTATTTGCGACAGTGATGTCGTTGTGACACATAAACAAATGCACGGCGCTACTGACCGTAATCTAAAAATTTTTGAAAATCTCCTCCGCCAAGGCAAAAAACTCACCCCTCGTGATCTCCAACATTATGCAAGAGAACTGCACCATCATAAGATGTATGAGAAAGCGATCGAATATTATCTGAAATTCATGGACTTGGATGACGTTACACCGGAAGATAAGATCTTCATATGCGGCAAAATGGCCGATTGTTACTACCAACTTGGAGACCGGGATAAAGAATTGGCAGTTACCCTCAAGTCATTTGAATACGATGTTCCGCGCCCGGAATTTTGCTGCCGCTTAGGTTACCGTTTCCTGGAGAAAGGCGAATTCCATCAGGCGGTGTTCTGGTATAAACTAGCTGCCGATTCCCCCCTCCCGAGCAATTCATGGGCGATCGTGAATCAGCCAAGTCGGACTTGGCTGCCTCATATGCAGCTTGGTCTCTGCTATTATCAATTAGGCGACTATGAGTTGTCTTATCGACATAACGAAATTGCCCATACCTACCGGCCGAACGACGAACAGATCGCAAACAATTTGCGGCTTCTGGAGGAATTGCTAAATCAGACCGTTTAA
- a CDS encoding DUF4280 domain-containing protein produces the protein MDETQVKPGTGAKKSYVVAGAILSCSYGTQPTRLKRPFSHGVYIKNKAQMNIGDYVPGVNIQSFGNCFSPLNPAVQASEMVDIYGVKKAPCIPMLTMPWLNGKSDVKIEGQPALTQNCTLQCLYCGHIQIENDGQELD, from the coding sequence ATGGATGAAACTCAGGTGAAACCGGGAACCGGTGCGAAAAAAAGCTATGTCGTGGCAGGAGCGATCTTAAGCTGCAGTTATGGTACGCAGCCTACCCGTTTGAAAAGGCCTTTTAGCCATGGCGTCTATATTAAAAACAAAGCACAAATGAATATTGGAGATTACGTACCCGGAGTGAACATTCAATCTTTCGGGAATTGCTTCAGCCCGCTAAATCCAGCCGTGCAGGCCAGCGAGATGGTGGACATTTATGGCGTAAAGAAGGCTCCGTGCATTCCGATGCTGACCATGCCGTGGCTGAATGGGAAAAGTGATGTGAAGATCGAGGGGCAGCCTGCCTTGACGCAGAACTGTACCCTTCAGTGTCTATATTGTGGTCATATCCAAATTGAAAATGATGGGCAAGAGTTGGATTAA
- a CDS encoding glycosyltransferase family 2 protein, which yields MTDECKPLVSLIFPAKNEGGNVRSTLESALQAKTDYSFEMIIVDDGSTDGCCDVVASYSHANMGRIRSLRTEGIGLAQAKNLGARHSKGEYLIFCDAHLFFEDLWIDGLLEPIRTGLADGTTPGIAPTNSPDIVGYGQTLDNNLGIQWNGWQANPFPSAVMPGGCFAVSRHVFFDIGGFDHGFRLWGYEDVEISLKMWLFGYKCYVQPNVKILHLFRETHPYTVTYDHINYNLMRMAYSHFNVARILQCNELIKYSDPDHIESTVLESNVLRQRQAYFARRKYDDNWYMHNFGIPF from the coding sequence ATGACTGACGAATGTAAACCGCTGGTATCGCTTATTTTCCCTGCTAAGAACGAAGGCGGCAACGTCCGCTCCACCTTGGAGTCCGCCTTGCAAGCGAAAACCGACTACTCTTTTGAAATGATTATTGTAGACGATGGGTCTACAGACGGATGCTGCGATGTAGTTGCATCTTATTCCCATGCCAATATGGGGCGAATCCGGTCGCTCAGAACCGAAGGTATCGGGCTGGCGCAGGCTAAAAACCTTGGTGCAAGACATTCCAAAGGCGAATATCTCATCTTCTGCGATGCTCATCTTTTTTTTGAAGACCTATGGATAGACGGCCTGCTCGAACCGATTCGAACCGGACTAGCCGACGGTACAACCCCAGGAATCGCACCTACCAACTCCCCCGATATCGTGGGATATGGTCAGACCCTGGATAATAATTTGGGGATCCAGTGGAATGGATGGCAAGCTAACCCCTTTCCCTCTGCGGTCATGCCGGGAGGATGTTTTGCCGTTTCACGACACGTTTTCTTCGACATCGGAGGATTTGATCACGGATTTCGGTTATGGGGTTATGAAGATGTGGAGATTTCCTTGAAAATGTGGCTGTTCGGCTACAAGTGTTATGTTCAGCCTAATGTTAAAATACTGCACCTGTTCCGCGAAACCCATCCGTACACCGTCACTTATGATCATATTAACTACAACTTGATGCGAATGGCTTATAGCCATTTTAATGTAGCCCGGATCCTGCAGTGCAACGAATTGATAAAATACTCAGATCCGGATCACATCGAATCCACCGTGCTAGAGAGCAATGTTCTGCGACAGAGACAAGCGTATTTTGCACGCCGGAAATATGACGACAATTGGTATATGCACAATTTTGGAATCCCATTTTAA
- a CDS encoding glycosyltransferase, with the protein MDTVSVVIPAYNHEKFIGDAIESLFNQTYPHIDIIVVDDGSTDGTQNILDRYRNRITAIRQSNSGVCAARNAGIRLARGRYICFLDSDDLFLPDKIERQLKVFHKNPKIGLVHTGANVMSKAMDGWNLWYTYTPPVFHSRDEQIKALLEANYIVCSTVMVRRDLFSLAGLFDTRYRHYGEDYDMWLRLLAWSDFSSIPEVMLHYRWHGGNQSRSADQKAISNIRQEAAARLVPATG; encoded by the coding sequence ATGGATACAGTAAGTGTGGTCATCCCGGCTTATAACCATGAAAAATTTATAGGTGATGCGATAGAAAGCCTGTTTAACCAGACATACCCCCACATTGACATCATCGTCGTCGATGACGGATCAACGGATGGGACGCAGAACATATTGGACCGGTACCGAAATCGCATTACGGCCATCCGGCAATCCAATTCCGGGGTATGCGCTGCCAGAAATGCCGGAATCCGATTGGCCCGGGGACGCTACATCTGTTTTTTGGATTCCGATGACCTTTTCCTGCCCGATAAAATCGAACGCCAGCTGAAGGTTTTTCATAAGAACCCCAAAATCGGCTTGGTGCATACCGGAGCGAACGTCATGTCGAAAGCAATGGACGGCTGGAACCTTTGGTATACGTATACCCCTCCTGTATTTCATTCTCGGGATGAGCAAATCAAAGCATTGCTGGAAGCAAATTATATCGTTTGTTCGACCGTGATGGTCAGGCGCGATTTATTTTCCTTAGCCGGTTTATTTGATACGAGATACCGCCATTACGGGGAAGATTATGACATGTGGCTGCGCTTATTGGCATGGTCTGATTTCAGCTCCATTCCGGAAGTTATGCTTCACTATCGTTGGCATGGAGGGAACCAAAGCAGGTCGGCGGATCAAAAGGCTATTTCTAACATTCGGCAAGAAGCGGCGGCTCGGCTCGTCCCTGCAACGGGATGA
- a CDS encoding EndoU domain-containing protein yields the protein MAHVYQQVPKNIREKWHRDYKEEQRIQAKGKTNEYTSFWNQADYFTANWWQDEDKLKQAEQALRTEISIHGKLSLYDIKDPNKMAALQRIVNVKRTQVWDEKTLNAIEDGLVAMGVDSSNTIELDKEKLDALISRYNRGVIGQKSGDYMERTGLGDLIEETIYGIVGFRVGMKSVGEPSVKPKQPPISEKPPVKSSDKGGSGVNEANSSRSKEPPKSTNSSKSPEGTGKASESYLTPEMEQKILGGERIPGKNGLRGGHSPNVVNDANPNYAVEVLRENPDGTKFVQFYHQFPDGTLAKLKKSTVFPDSWSDEKIISSIKKISDTPAVGSRTSDGGTTTLHSGTVDGVEIDVIKEGNNITAGYPVGGKPTPGFEPIN from the coding sequence ATGGCTCATGTGTATCAGCAGGTTCCTAAGAACATTCGGGAAAAATGGCACCGAGATTATAAGGAAGAACAACGTATTCAGGCAAAAGGCAAGACAAATGAGTATACTTCATTTTGGAATCAAGCAGATTATTTTACAGCCAACTGGTGGCAAGATGAAGATAAGCTAAAGCAAGCTGAACAAGCACTACGCACCGAAATTTCGATACATGGTAAACTATCACTGTATGATATTAAAGACCCTAATAAAATGGCTGCCCTTCAGCGTATCGTCAACGTAAAGCGGACGCAAGTATGGGATGAAAAAACTCTCAACGCGATTGAAGATGGTTTGGTAGCGATGGGGGTTGACTCAAGCAATACTATCGAGTTGGATAAAGAAAAATTGGATGCACTCATAAGCAGGTACAATCGGGGGGTTATCGGGCAGAAATCCGGAGATTATATGGAAAGGACAGGTCTGGGCGATTTAATCGAGGAGACAATCTATGGAATTGTAGGATTTCGTGTCGGTATGAAGTCGGTCGGAGAGCCATCTGTTAAGCCTAAGCAACCACCTATTTCAGAGAAGCCACCAGTAAAATCCAGCGACAAAGGTGGCTCGGGTGTAAACGAGGCGAATTCAAGCAGATCTAAGGAGCCGCCTAAATCAACGAATTCGAGCAAGTCTCCTGAGGGGACGGGTAAAGCTAGTGAATCTTACTTAACACCAGAGATGGAGCAAAAAATATTAGGGGGAGAGAGAATACCAGGTAAAAATGGACTTAGAGGGGGGCATTCGCCTAATGTAGTAAATGATGCAAATCCTAATTATGCAGTAGAAGTCCTCAGGGAGAATCCAGATGGAACTAAATTTGTTCAATTTTATCATCAGTTTCCAGATGGAACTCTCGCAAAGCTTAAAAAAAGCACAGTATTTCCTGATTCATGGAGTGATGAGAAAATTATAAGCTCTATAAAAAAAATTAGCGATACGCCAGCAGTTGGAAGTCGTACTTCAGATGGGGGAACTACAACTTTGCATAGCGGTACTGTAGATGGTGTTGAAATAGATGTTATTAAAGAAGGCAATAACATTACTGCTGGATATCCGGTGGGAGGTAAACCAACGCCAGGATTTGAACCAATAAATTAG
- a CDS encoding RNase A-like domain-containing protein, producing the protein MAEQPQPQPKQEQSRSWLAILGEAQLLNAEAQAAAGKYVAEVVGEATSGAGTAVVEDYSLGIMSKEYASNHPKARKTGELIGHLITTVAGVLEIGAAATEAVFGGVVTSTGALAPIGVGAIVQSTVVGTHGAGVTFIGGSNSVKSAKDLYQMFKSEGTPGKASSKTSADSIRKNLNNEILDEMEAKGGHLLEKHVGKTNEELLKRAAQEGVPSTTFSNKSTALKATQENIRKNADQISDWLDNPNSKGYLITKTEHNYPVGKGVDVKNGGNSASKKVNNNLSKSQLYLVKDPSMTSGYRIITGYPVFD; encoded by the coding sequence ATGGCAGAACAGCCACAGCCGCAGCCGAAGCAGGAACAATCCCGGTCGTGGCTGGCTATTCTGGGCGAAGCCCAGCTTCTGAATGCGGAAGCCCAAGCCGCGGCGGGAAAGTATGTCGCAGAAGTAGTCGGAGAAGCTACATCAGGAGCGGGAACAGCAGTTGTAGAAGATTATTCGCTTGGAATCATGAGTAAGGAATACGCATCAAATCATCCGAAGGCGCGCAAAACAGGTGAATTGATCGGACACCTCATAACAACTGTAGCCGGAGTATTAGAAATAGGTGCTGCTGCAACGGAAGCAGTCTTTGGTGGCGTGGTAACATCTACGGGAGCATTAGCCCCTATAGGCGTGGGTGCTATTGTACAATCTACTGTTGTAGGGACACATGGGGCAGGAGTAACGTTTATCGGTGGATCGAATAGCGTTAAAAGTGCCAAGGATCTCTATCAAATGTTTAAAAGCGAAGGCACACCGGGAAAAGCCTCAAGTAAAACTAGCGCTGACAGTATACGAAAAAATCTTAATAATGAAATCTTGGATGAAATGGAGGCAAAAGGTGGTCACTTACTTGAAAAACATGTTGGAAAGACGAATGAAGAGTTGCTTAAACGAGCTGCTCAAGAAGGAGTACCCTCAACCACCTTTAGTAATAAAAGTACTGCTTTAAAAGCCACACAAGAAAATATTAGAAAGAATGCAGATCAAATTTCCGATTGGTTAGATAATCCAAATTCAAAAGGCTATTTGATTACTAAAACAGAGCATAATTATCCTGTTGGCAAAGGTGTTGATGTGAAGAATGGTGGTAACTCTGCTTCAAAGAAAGTGAATAACAATTTGTCTAAATCCCAGCTTTACCTAGTTAAAGATCCTTCTATGACATCAGGCTACAGAATTATTACTGGTTACCCTGTTTTTGATTAA